The proteins below come from a single Asanoa ferruginea genomic window:
- a CDS encoding DUF2784 domain-containing protein — MGWKELASVFLALHFAFMAYVLLGGFLAWKWPKAIWFHLPAIGWGIALIGFGLNCPLTYGQNWARGHAGEAPLTRGFVDTYIEGVLYPERFVHVAQAVLALIVLVSYVGFFVLRRRRARAQAVGVGQRVS, encoded by the coding sequence GTGGGGTGGAAAGAGCTCGCGAGCGTCTTCCTGGCTCTGCACTTCGCCTTCATGGCGTACGTGCTGCTCGGCGGTTTTCTGGCCTGGAAGTGGCCGAAGGCCATCTGGTTCCACCTCCCCGCCATCGGCTGGGGCATCGCGCTGATCGGCTTCGGCCTCAACTGCCCGCTCACCTACGGGCAGAACTGGGCCCGCGGCCACGCCGGTGAGGCGCCGTTGACCAGGGGATTCGTCGACACCTACATCGAGGGCGTGCTCTATCCCGAGCGCTTCGTGCACGTCGCGCAGGCGGTGCTGGCGCTGATCGTGCTGGTCTCCTACGTGGGCTTCTTCGTCCTGCGCCGGCGCCGGGCGCGAGCGCAGGCCGTCGGAGTCGGCCAACGAGTGAGCTAG